Proteins encoded together in one Lathyrus oleraceus cultivar Zhongwan6 chromosome 5, CAAS_Psat_ZW6_1.0, whole genome shotgun sequence window:
- the LOC127080150 gene encoding secreted RxLR effector protein 161-like yields MESCNPASTPMEPGTKLSKFDEGERVEAGKYRSLVGSLRYLTCTRPDISLSVGIVSRFMEEPVYTHWKALKRILRYIQGTMSLGMFYSNSDKYKLVGYSDSDWCGDIDDRKSTYGYVFFMGNTAFTWLSKKQPIVTLSTCEAEYVAASWCVCHAIWLRRLMSKMELEQKDATIIQVDNRSAIELAKNPVNHERSKQIDVRFHFIREHVKEGNVELKHVASKDQAADIFTKPLSKEIFDRGKKLIGMMNRRNI; encoded by the coding sequence ATGGAAAGCTGTAATCCGGCTTCGACGCCAATGGAACCAGGAACAAAATTGTCGAAATTTGATGAAGGAGAACGTGTCGAAGCAGGAAAATATCGAAGTTTGGTAGGAAGTCTTCGCTATCTCACATGTACAAGACCAGATATCTCATTAAGTGTAGGCATTGTAAGTCGATTCATGGAGGAGCCAGTTTACACACATTGGAAAGCATTGAAGCGAATTCTGAGGTACATCCAAGGAACAATGTCACTTGGGATGTTCTACTCGAATTCAGACAAATACAAGTTGGTTGGTTACTCTGACAGTGATTGGTGCGGAGACATAGACGATCGAAAAAGCACTTATGGATATGTGTTCTTCATGGGAAATACTGCATTCACTTGGCTTTCTAAAAAGCAGCCAATAGTAACTCTTTCGACATGTGAAGCAGAATATGTAGCAGCATCCTGGTGCGTTTGTCATGCAATATGGCTCAGAAGGTTGATGAGTAAAATGGAGCTAGAACAGAAAGATGCAACAATAATACAGGTTGACAACAGGTCAGCAATTGAGCTAGCAAAGAATCCAGTAAACCATGAAAGGAGCAAACAGATTGACGTTCGCTTCCACTTCATTCGAGAACACGTGAAGGAAGGAAATGTCGAATTGAAGCATGTAGCAAGTAAGGACCAAGCAGCtgacattttcacaaaaccactatCAAAAGAAATCTTCGACAGAGGCAAGAAGTTGATAGGCATGATGAATAGAAGAAACATTTAA